In a single window of the Orcinus orca chromosome 9, mOrcOrc1.1, whole genome shotgun sequence genome:
- the NEUROD6 gene encoding neurogenic differentiation factor 6 isoform X1: MLTLPFDESVVMPESQMCRKFSRECEDQKQIKKPESFSKQIVLRGKSIKRAPGEETEKEEEEEDREEEDENGLPRRRGLRKKKTTKLRLERVKFRRQEANARERNRMHGLNDALDNLRKVVPCYSKTQKLSKIETLRLAKNYIWALSEILRIGKRPDLLTFVQNLCKGLSQPTTNLVAGCLQLNARSFLMGQGGEAAHHTRSPYSTFYPPYHSPELTPPPGHGTLDNSKSMKPYNYCSAYESFYESTSPECASPQFEGPLSPPPINYNGIFSLKQEETLDYGKNYNYGMHYCAVPPRGPLGQGAMFRLPTDSHFPYDLHLRSQSLTMQDELNAVFHN, encoded by the coding sequence ATGTTAACACTACCGTTTGATGAGTCAGTTGTAATGCCAGAATCCCAGATGTGCAGAAAGTTTTCTAGAGAATGCGAGGACCAGAAGCAAATTAAGAAACCAGAAAGCTTTTCCAAACAGATTGTCCTTCGAGGAAAGAGCATCAAAAGGGCCCCTGGagaagagactgagaaagaagaagaggaggaagacaggGAAGAGGAAGATGAAAATGGGTTGCCCAGAAGGAGGggtcttaggaaaaaaaagacgACCAAGCTCCGACTGGAGAGGGTCAAGTTCAGGAGACAGGAAGCTAACGCGCGCGAGAGGAACAGGATGCACGGCCTCAACGACGCCCTGGACAATTTAAGAAAAGTGGTCCCCTGTTATTCTAAAACCCAAAAACTGTCCAAAATAGAAACTTTACGACTGGCCAAAAACTACATCTGGGCACTTTCTGAAATTCTGAGAATCGGCAAGAGACCTGATCTGCTCACGTTCGTCCAAAACTTATGCAAAGGTCTTTCCCAGCCAACTACAAACTTGGTGGCAGGCTGCTTGCAGCTGAATGCCAGGAGTTTCCTGATGGGTCAGGGTGGGGAGGCGGCACACCACACAAGGTCACCCTACTCTACCTTCTACCCGCCCTATCACAGCCCTGAGCTCACCCCTCCCCCGGGGCATGGAACTCTTGATAATTCCAAGTCCATGAAACCCTACAATTATTGCAGTGCGTATGAATCCTTCTATGAAAGCACTTCCCCTGAGTGTGCCAGCCCTCAGTTTGAGGGTCCCTTAAGTCCTCCCCCAATTAACTATAATGGGATATTTTCCCTGAAGCAAGAAGAAACCTTGGACTATGGCAAAAATTACAATTACGGCATGCATTACTGTGCAGTGCCACCCAGGGGTCCCCTTGGGCAGGGTGCCATGTTCAGGTTGCCCACCGACAGCCACTTCCCTTACGACTTACATCTGCGCAGCCAATCTCTCACCATGCAAGATGAATTAAATGCAGTTTTTCATAAttaa
- the NEUROD6 gene encoding neurogenic differentiation factor 6 isoform X2: MKLKPKIVLRGKSIKRAPGEETEKEEEEEDREEEDENGLPRRRGLRKKKTTKLRLERVKFRRQEANARERNRMHGLNDALDNLRKVVPCYSKTQKLSKIETLRLAKNYIWALSEILRIGKRPDLLTFVQNLCKGLSQPTTNLVAGCLQLNARSFLMGQGGEAAHHTRSPYSTFYPPYHSPELTPPPGHGTLDNSKSMKPYNYCSAYESFYESTSPECASPQFEGPLSPPPINYNGIFSLKQEETLDYGKNYNYGMHYCAVPPRGPLGQGAMFRLPTDSHFPYDLHLRSQSLTMQDELNAVFHN, from the coding sequence ATTGTCCTTCGAGGAAAGAGCATCAAAAGGGCCCCTGGagaagagactgagaaagaagaagaggaggaagacaggGAAGAGGAAGATGAAAATGGGTTGCCCAGAAGGAGGggtcttaggaaaaaaaagacgACCAAGCTCCGACTGGAGAGGGTCAAGTTCAGGAGACAGGAAGCTAACGCGCGCGAGAGGAACAGGATGCACGGCCTCAACGACGCCCTGGACAATTTAAGAAAAGTGGTCCCCTGTTATTCTAAAACCCAAAAACTGTCCAAAATAGAAACTTTACGACTGGCCAAAAACTACATCTGGGCACTTTCTGAAATTCTGAGAATCGGCAAGAGACCTGATCTGCTCACGTTCGTCCAAAACTTATGCAAAGGTCTTTCCCAGCCAACTACAAACTTGGTGGCAGGCTGCTTGCAGCTGAATGCCAGGAGTTTCCTGATGGGTCAGGGTGGGGAGGCGGCACACCACACAAGGTCACCCTACTCTACCTTCTACCCGCCCTATCACAGCCCTGAGCTCACCCCTCCCCCGGGGCATGGAACTCTTGATAATTCCAAGTCCATGAAACCCTACAATTATTGCAGTGCGTATGAATCCTTCTATGAAAGCACTTCCCCTGAGTGTGCCAGCCCTCAGTTTGAGGGTCCCTTAAGTCCTCCCCCAATTAACTATAATGGGATATTTTCCCTGAAGCAAGAAGAAACCTTGGACTATGGCAAAAATTACAATTACGGCATGCATTACTGTGCAGTGCCACCCAGGGGTCCCCTTGGGCAGGGTGCCATGTTCAGGTTGCCCACCGACAGCCACTTCCCTTACGACTTACATCTGCGCAGCCAATCTCTCACCATGCAAGATGAATTAAATGCAGTTTTTCATAAttaa